The sequence ttatgtcctggctatgactcagaattgactccttggcaatgggtttggttttttttttttattattactatttttaaccATGGCACCATATTCTGCTTTCCTTAGTGGACAAGGTCCAAACCCATCAGGATGGAGACATGAAAATCAGCGTGAGCCAAAAGGCATCTTGACTCTTgtaaaatttaaggaggcactcactTTCAGGATTGTGCAAGTGCAAAGATGGCCCTGAAAGCCTCCTTACGTTTTGCACCTTAGGAGCTTCACTGACTAGTTCTTGTCCTGACTCTGATGCAAGGGAATGGTGGGAAAAACAATTGCCAACAATGGCTCAAAACCACTCTTTCAAATACCTTCTTAACGAGGCAATCTGTTAAATCCTAGGGCTACAGGCTTAAATAACATACTATCATAATCATAATTatacaaacataactaaaaagtaAATAGCTTAAAATTCGTAAGTAAGGAATAGATCTTActaatattatctcatttaattctcacaaagaaGTAAAccttagaaaatttaaataattgcCTAATATCACATGGATAATAAATCATGGAGATAGGAGTCAAACtcaagtccattaaaaaaaattaaaaaaatactgactTGCAGTCATAAAACCTGTGTGCCTCACTTAGTGGGCCTCAATATTTTTATatctaaagaaaaatgagtttagAAACAGTTAACTAAAGTGTTATTTTTTTtgagtaacaacaaaaataatggcAGGTGTACACAGCACAATGGGTATAAATAACATAACAGCCAATGTCTTTCCTCCTCCTGtcccacacacataaacacaggtaaaaaatACTCTCCATGTTACCCCTGTTTTTCCAGGGTGactacattcattttttttttacctgaatcAGTGTACCCAGGCTactttccctgaaaaaaaaatatcCTCTTACCTACTTAATATACTACCAAAAGATATTTGTTTTATTCCCCCatacaaaatgaaatattctctcaattttctttcaaaactaTTTAATATGAACTGTGTAATAGGAACCTCTGTGCTTAAAGTCATCAAGTGATGGGAGAGTGAAGCATTCATAGTCAGTTGAAAATGTATGTGAGAAGACAGTTTATGGAATAGTGTTTGAGAAGCTTGACTGAGAGAATGCATAGAGAAGTACAATAGGATTGTCAAGACATGTAATTAAAGTGAGATTAGATGGCAAAGCTGAGAGTTCATCTCCAGCAGTTGTCAATTGCTCCAGTGCCTGTGTTGAGTCAGGTATAGCTTGGCCTCTCCTGGGCTGTGCTTGGAAAGTATAGTAAAATgatcttaaaataaatttgaGGGGACTGTTTACTGTGATTTAACAGGAGGACCTGGGATATACATAAATAATATCATTCTTAAAGGGTAAACAATAGCAGTGATCATAAAATCCAATCCAGATACCTCAAAACAGTTTACAGAAGAGgcaaagaaatacagaaagataAAGGAAATGCACACGTAAATTTACATTTTCCACAGATGAATCATCAAGTAAAACCACCAGAAGACAACTTAACAGAACTGATGGCATTTGTTCTCTTGGGCTTTGCTGATATGCCCCATCTCCAGTGgtttctttttggattatttttaatcatctatATCATTATCCTGATGAGCAATGGCACCATATTTCTAATAACAAAAATGGATCCTGCTCTCCAGagccctatgtattttttcctggcaaatttttccttcttggaaatctGCTATGTATCAACTACTCTCCCCAGAATGCTGATGAATCTAGGGACCCAGAGAAGAAGAATTTCCTTAGTTGCCTGTGCTACACAGATGTGCTTTGTCCTCATGTTTGGAGGTTCAGAGTGTTTGCTCctggcagtgatggcctatgaccgctatgtggccatttgtaaccctctgcACTATCCTCTAGTCCTGAACCACAGGGTCTGCATTCAGTTGGTGACTGGCTCCTGGACCATTGGAATCCCAGTTATGATAGGGCAGACATATCaggttttctctctgcctttttgtgGATCTAACCAAAttaaccacttcttctgtgatatTCCCCCAATACTCAAGCTGGCTTGTGGGGACACCTTTGTAAATGAGCTGTTGGTCTACACAGTTTCTGTGTTATTTGTCATGGTTCCCTTCCTGTTGATACTTGGCTCCTACAGTAAAAtcatctccatcatcctgaagttgCCATCAGCCACAAGTCGAGCCAAAGCCTTCTCCACTTGCTCATCTCATCTTATGGTTGTGATGTTATTCTTTGGATCAGGCATGATTACATACTTAAGACCCAACACTAGGCACTCAGAAGGAACTGACAAAGTTTTATCTCTTTTCTACACTATCCTAACTCCTATGTTTAATCCCATGATATATAGTCTAAGGAACAAGGATGTCATAATAGCACTGAGAAAATTACTAagtaaataattcattttattaaagaatgagttaaatgtataagaattgctttcttacatatttttaatcaaatttcaGCAGATGTATACTTTTAATTATAACTTGTATTATGGATGGATtgagtcccccaaaaatgtctgtcaacttggctaggccatgattcccagcattgtgtgactgcccaccattttgtaatatgagtcagaatggtctagaaggcgatgggtttggtttggtgatattcctatgtgttgtaaattctacatctatgatgtcaatgagacagggttagaggcagttatgttaatgaggcaggattcaatctacagcattaggttttatcttgagtcaatttcttttgagatttaaaggagaggaaccaacagagagacaggggacttcctaccaccaagaatgatgaACCAGAATGggagcgtgttctttggacccgcgtttcctgagctgagaagctcctagaccaggggaagattgatgaaaagggccTTGCCCAAGAGCCGACAAAAAGAaaagcttcccctagagccatcaccttgaatttggaattctagcctcctagactgtgagaataaatttatctttattaACCAAtatacttgtagtatttctgttagagaagcaccAGATTCCTAAGGCACCTTGTCTCTTCATACGattatttccaaatttaaaaTCACTTTTAATATTGTCAGAACTTTCTGCTCAAATTACataagtgatatatatatatcagcaGATAGTAAATCATTCCTGTAGTAATTATATAATTTTGTTGTGCAATGTGCAATGTGTTCAATAGAACTTTTACTTGGGCTGATTTAATTTAGTCAATTTATATCATTTAGTTTAAACCACGTCATTCACTTCTAGTGTGTCCTAGCAGTTGTGACAcccattttaaaaacaatgtgTTCAATAGAACTTTTACTTGGGCTGATTTAATTTAGTCAATTTATATCATTTAGTTTAAACCACGTCATTCACTTCTAGTGTGTCCTAGCAGTTGTGACACCCATTTTAAAAACCAAGTTTGCAATATGCATTAATTAAATATTcacaggggattggttccagtACCTCCATGAATATCAAAATCCATGGATGTCAACTCCCTTTTATAAAGTGGTACAATATTTACGTAAAACCTATGTACAACcttctgtatactttaaatcatctctagattacttgcaatacctaatacaatgtaaatgctatgtaaataggcATTGTacagtactgtattgtttagggaataatgacaagaggcAAACAATGCCCAAACAATGAGTGCAGGATGGAGACTGAGCATCTTTGAAATAGAGGGAGGCTACGTCAGGGAATGTCTACAAATAATTTCATtctagttttgctttttggaacttactttttttttttttatgaatacttTCAATCTCAGTTGAATCTCTCAAGGTGGAACCTGAGAAACTGAATCCCAACTGTacctatctcattttttttttatctattgataaatatggatatatatacacacacacacacatatatatatttttacttggatccacaaataacacatgtggaagcagcagtgaaaaatcaaacagcatattgcgctggccaaatctactgcaaaagagctctttttaAGGTGTTGGGAAggaaagatgacactttgagggccccaatttatatatttatgtatttatatatgtgtgtgtatatacatgcttATATATAAAAACTGTTAATGCTGTCACATTATTTTATACGTTAAAAAAAAACGAGATACAAAGAGTTAGCATAACTTTTCCTACTTCACACACATGCAAGGATCGTAACTGACTATGCATATTCTGgatccccggtggcacagtgattaggagttatggctgctaaacaaaggtcgacagttcaaatccaccagctgctcctcggtaaacctatgtggcagttctacttagtcccatacggtcactacgagttggaattgaatggACAGAAGgagttgggtttttttggtttttacacgtTGTTGCTAGGCCTGGGTTTGAGTTAGGCCTTGACCACTTAAGTTTTTGACTTGGGAAATTATTTAATCATTTACTGtcattttttatatttgatatatatatatatgaaccttACAGAGTTTTGTGAAAACAAATATCTTGTAAAGAGCACACATACCACTGATTTAGTTTATAATTGTGATCACATTTGTAGTTAAGGAATTTCCTTAATATCTTCCCTTATTTGGAGTCATAGGAACAAAGATATCATGGAGACAGTTAGAAAGTTAATTATTCATACCAAACTGCTTTGGCACCCAATATAATCCAAATAGGTGTTTCTTCATTTATGGCCTACTTTCAAACACTTTTCATAaattttgttcactcttttgtcaTTGTGGTCTAAGTCAACTGTTGCTATTTTTGGTATTAGCTGTCatcaggtcagagcagaactcacGGCAAAGCCATGTGTTGtagagcaggactgtgctctgtaaggtttatTTGGTgctgatctttacagaagcagatagccaggcctttcttctgcagagccactgggtgggttcaatctgccaacctttacattagcagctgattgcaaactgcttgtgctaTCCATGGTCCCTCTTAAATCAATTCAACTTTGCCTGTTCCACTATTTTCAATCTTTTGCATGCTTTACAATCATCTCTGAGTTAATATAGAAATGATGCGTTCTGATTCATTTGCTCTCAGGTGGTGTCagaaaaatgcatattaaaaactTCCTATGGGGCACTATCTCAATCTGAATGGAGCAGTAGAAGTCTATATTTAGGGACTCAATACTGATATCATTGCTTGACTTTAACTTGTGCTTAATAATAAAAGAACTGCAAACACTTATCATGACTGCCTTTATTGTATCCTCACAACTAACTCTTTGTGTGTGAGTGCATTTTTTAGGTGacatttatagctcaagttaatttctcatacaaaaatatatacccatattgttttgtgacattagttgaaaTCCccataatatgacagcacactcctcccttccaacccaggttccctgtgtccctcgaatcagttcctgtcccttcctgattTCTCATTCTACTtttagacagaagctgcccatttcgTCTAGTctatctgattgaactaaaaagcacattcctcacatgtatactttttattttatactcctgtctaatctttgtctgaagagtgggatttggtaatggtttcagttctggtttaacagagcatctggaggccatagtttcagggttcctccagtctctatgagcaccttaagcctggtctttttacatgaatttgagttctgttctacgtttttctcctgctctgtctgggactgtctgttgtgttccctgtcagggcagtcgtccatggtagctgggcaccaactaagttcttctggtctcaggcttgtgAAATTTTGGCTTATgtgatcctttagtcctttgggataatattttccctgtgtctttggtgttcttcattctcctttgctccaagtggaatgGGACCATTTGATGTATCTCACAAGTTTTAAGTTCCCAGATggcactcatcaaagtgggatgtagaacattttcttaataaactctgttatgccaattgatctacatgtcccccaaaactaaGGTCCCCAagctccagccccagctactctgttcctcaaagtatttggatgtgtccaggaaactttttagcttttgtttcagtcctgttgtgttgacttcccctgcatTGTATATTATCcatcccttcaccaaaattgatCCTTTTCTACTGTCCAGTTAGTGAGTTTCTCTCCACTTCCCTTCCTACCCtgataaccaccaaagaatgcttttttctgtgtttaaactttttcttgagtccttattatagtggtctcatacaatatttgtcattttctgactgactgatttcatttagcataatgccttccagtttcatccagattgtgagatatttcacagattcatcattgtcctttatcattgcatagtagtcctttgtgtgtatgtaccacaatttgttcaaCTATTCAGTTATTGATGGGCATTAACGTtgtgtccatttttttttgttattgggaATAGTGCTATAATGAATAtagttgtgcatatgtctattcatgcaacgggtcttatttctcttgggtatattcctaggagtggaattgctggatcatatggcacttctatttctagcttttaaaagaaccaccaaattgttttccaaagtggttgtatcattttatattcccaccagcactgtataaggtttccaatctctccacaacatctccaatatttgttattttgtgctttttgcattagtgccagccttggTTTGGTATTATAGTATCACACTCTagctttcatttgcatttctgtaatgattaccctagtggcgtagtggtcaagagctacaactgctaaactaaaggttggcagtttgaatgcaccaagtacttctgggaaaccctgtggggcagctttactctgttctacagggtcgctatgagttggaattaactcgacagcaatggatttggagtGACCaatgatcgtaagcatttcctcatgtgcctgttaccccctgaatgttttctttgataaagtgtctgttcatatctttcacccattttttaattggattatttatctttttgttcttgagagTTTGTAGTACCTTATAGGCTTTACCGATTAGACCCTGAtcgaatatgtcatagccaaaatttttttcctagtctttggttctctttctactcttttggtgaagtcttttgatgagcataagtgtttgatttttaggagctcctggttacctagtttctcttttaGTGTTTGTGCATGTTAGTTATGGTGTGTATAgtatttatgccatttattagggcttcTGTGTTGTCTCTACTTTTTCTGccatcatctttatcattttagattttatagttagatctttgatccattttgagttagtttttgtgtatggattgAGGAATGGGCCCTGcctcattatttttaattttttttaaattttattttacagatggatatccggttacagcaccatttgttaaagagattgtcttttccttatttaatgaccctgggcctttgttgaatatcagcagctcataagtggatggatttacgtctaggTTCTCGACTCTGTTCCATTGtcttgtgtctgttgttgtaccagtgccaggcagttttgactactgtggcagtataataggttctaaaattagtaCAAGGTCTCTCACttcgttcttcttcttcagtaatgcttttcttgttccatatgaagttggtgatttgtttatccatctcgttaaaaaatgctgttgcaaTTTGGATTACAATTGCTTGGTATCTGTAGATCCTTTctggtaaaattgacattttcattatgttaagtcttcctatccatgtgcatGGTATGcctttccacttatgtgggtctcttacGGTACAAGTAACTCTTTGGATTCTGGAATTGTATAACATACAATTTTCTACTTCCCCTGAacaactttattttatttcaagtaTTGGAAAAATTGCAGTTTGCATTATGAAAATGTTATCACTTTCTTAAGGAAGAGAACATTAAAAATGTTAGCTACTGTCTATGTACAGCCTCATTTTTTGAGTATCAATGTaatataattcaatgacattttgaaaaaaatactgtgcatgaagaaaatgttcagtGTGCTTCTTCAAGTTTTATATGCAAAACTAATGTGATATCAAAATCCAAATTTA comes from Elephas maximus indicus isolate mEleMax1 chromosome 7, mEleMax1 primary haplotype, whole genome shotgun sequence and encodes:
- the LOC126079902 gene encoding olfactory receptor 10AG1-like, which codes for MNHQVKPPEDNLTELMAFVLLGFADMPHLQWFLFGLFLIIYIIILMSNGTIFLITKMDPALQSPMYFFLANFSFLEICYVSTTLPRMLMNLGTQRRRISLVACATQMCFVLMFGGSECLLLAVMAYDRYVAICNPLHYPLVLNHRVCIQLVTGSWTIGIPVMIGQTYQVFSLPFCGSNQINHFFCDIPPILKLACGDTFVNELLVYTVSVLFVMVPFLLILGSYSKIISIILKLPSATSRAKAFSTCSSHLMVVMLFFGSGMITYLRPNTRHSEGTDKVLSLFYTILTPMFNPMIYSLRNKDVIIALRKLLSK